One Panulirus ornatus isolate Po-2019 chromosome 16, ASM3632096v1, whole genome shotgun sequence genomic window carries:
- the LOC139753944 gene encoding bone morphogenetic protein 1-like yields the protein MVQRLVLVWVVLASVSQTWARAGKHYSLPYWYDELLDALARPVAEGHEEDRLLTNNTAESGGGRGGGGGGGGGRGGHPLRDASTAAVTIGGGTQSKTSVPPPEPTTTTAAATTTFRAATITPTTIATVTEPSTVNCGAVVDGEVASQGVLTTPGYPQQYEPGLSCAWTIRGGKGKRVRLAFDDFEVTQTVGCNGDYLLVSPTGFPNDTSAVHMCGTDIPGEFLSDKDTLYVEFRSSPDGDTCRGFSARYSLEEVVVTCGDEVSFLEFDFENPEYPHQTKNETGHCQLTISHDCEVPICQVRVDFLELELQPPEYGNCDSDQFMVRSNEPVPVVCGSNSGQHMYVDVTGRASTSLHVLTSPIFPKPVGHITDPDTGETFPLEWRYEVEDNRRWKVRVNQIPCDCGYDHLKTSSPRAPTGCLQYHVGVRETVRSFNFDGNKLDFDPCWNGTERDCGRRVWTGHLNNLDYHVCVRVAEGYCGIMYTPTGRESFLLTGEASYNGSHERLNLFGSGGCQSDYVLVPKSRTPGDNDPWSHDRFCGMALGNYVEGPIVSYSTPFYMQVKTDADEFSSSADLENRGFELEFTQLPCSGPYLFNSDQKFSG from the exons ATGGTACAgaggctggtgttggtgtgggtcgtACTGGCTTCTGTCTCACAG ACTTGGGCCCGGGCGGGGAAGCATTACTCGCTCCCCTATTGGTACGACGAGCTCCTTGACGCCCTTGCGAGGCCTGTAGCGGAGGGCCACGAGGAGGACCGCCTCCTCACCAACAACACCGCAGAGAGcggaggaggtcgaggaggaggaggaggaggaggaggaggacgaggaggtcaTCCTTTAAGAGACGCCTCCACTGCTGCCGTTACCATTGGCGGTGGTACTCAAAGCAAGACCTCTGTACCCCCGCCAGAGCCAACCACGACCACAGCAGCTGCCACAACCACCTTCAGAGCAGCAACCATAACTCCGACCACCATTGCCACAGTCACCGAGCCTTCGACAGTGA ACTGCGGAGCCGTGGTCGATGGCGAGGTGGCGAGCCAGGGGGTCCTCACCACGCCGGGCTACCCGCAGCAATACGAACCTGGGCTCTCCTGCGCCTGGACCATCCGA GGCGGGAAAGGGAAGCGCGTTCGTCTTGCGTTTGACGACTTCGAAGTGACGCAGACCGTCGGATGCAACGGCGACTACCTGCTGGTGTCACCCACAG GCTTCCCCAACGACACCAGCGCCGTCCACATGTGCGGCACGGACATCCCTGGGGAGTTCTTGAGCGACAAGGACACACTGTACGTGGAGTTTAGATCCAGTCCTGACGGTGACACCTGTCGGGGGTTCTCCGCCAGGTACTCGCTCGAGGAAG TCGTGGTGACGTGTGGCGACGAGGTATCCTTCCTGGAGTTCGATTTCGAGAACCCAGAATACCCACACCAAACCAAGAATGAAACGGGTCACTGTCAACTGACCATATCCCATGATTGTGAGGTCCCCATCTGCCAAGTAAG GGTAGACTTCCTGGAGCTGGAGCTACAGCCACCCGAGTATGGCAACTGTGACAGCGACCAGTTCATGGTGAGATCCAATGAGCCGGTGCCCGTCGTCTGCGGCAGCAACAGCGGCCAACACA TGTACGTGGATGTGACGGGCCGGGCCAGCACTAGCCTGCACGTCCTCACCTCCCCGATCTTCCCGAAGCCTGTGGGTCACATCACGGACCCTGACACAGGCGAGACCTTCCC GCTCGAGTGGAGGTACGAGGTGGAGGACAACCGGAGGTGGAAGGTCCGAGTGAACCAGATCCCTTGTGACTGTGGCTATGACCACCTCAAGACCTCCAGCCCCAGGG cacccactGGCTGCCTGCAGTACCACGTTGGCGTCCGGGAGACGGTGAGGAGCTTCAACTTCGACGGCAACAAACTGGACTTCGACCCTTGCTGGAACGGCACTGAGAGAGACTGCGGCAGGCGGGTCTGGACCG GTCACCTGAACAACCTGGACTAccatgtgtgtgtgcgggtggctGAGGGTTACTGTGGCATCATGTACACCCCCACAGGCCGGGAGTCCTTCCTCCTCACAGGGGAGGCAAGCTACAACGGCTCCCACGAGAGGCTGAACCTC TTTGGGTCAGGTGGCTGCCAGTCCGACTACGTTCtggtgcccaagagtcgtacccccgGCGACAACGACCCCTGGAGCCACGACAGGTTCTGTGGCATGGCGCTCGGCAACTACGTCGAGGGACCGATCGTTA GCTACTCGACGCCCTTCTACATGCAGGTGAAGACGGACGCTGACGAGTTTTCGAGCAGCGCCGACCTGGAGAACCGAGGCTTCGAACTCGAATTCACGCAGCTCCCCTGCTCCGGGCCTTACCTTTTCAACTCCGACCAGAAGTTCAGCGGCTGA